A genomic region of Rhipicephalus sanguineus isolate Rsan-2018 chromosome 1, BIME_Rsan_1.4, whole genome shotgun sequence contains the following coding sequences:
- the LOC119379348 gene encoding probable Bax inhibitor 1 isoform X2, whose translation MEASFNMNAFVNSFSNRLEKPVRDHLKNVYSCLAISTLAAAAGGYVHLFTEILQGNILTTLLSLGLLVALFAVPDNGKNQHVRLAILVGFAFTTGLGMGPLLDIVVSVDPSIISTAFLATCAVFTCFSLSALYTDHCRWIYIGGTLMSILSIMSLFSLVNLFIGSFFLFQTNLYLGVALFCGFVLYDTQLIIEKRKRGERDYIRHSVDLFLDFISIFRRLLIILTQKKSENDSDDEEKKH comes from the exons GGAGAAGCCAGTACGTGACCACCTCAAGAACGTGTATAGCTGTCTGGCTATTTCTACCTTGGCAGCTGCTGCTGGTGGATATGTTCACCTGTTCACGGAAATCCTACAG GGCAACATTCTGACGACCTTGCTGTCTCTTGGCCTCCTGGTGGCTCTCTTTGCAGTACCAGACAATGGAAAGAACCAGCACGTCCGTTTGGCCATCCTTGTTGGCTTTGCCTTCACCACAG GTTTGGGCATGGGCCCCCTTCTGGATATTGTGGTCTCGGTTGACCCATCTATCATCTCTACTGCATTTCTGGCTACATGTGCAGTCTTCACTTGCTTCTCTCTCAGTGCTTTGTACACTGACCATTGCCGTTGGATCTACATTGGTG GAACACTGATGTCAATCCTGTCCATCATGTCACTGTTCTCCCTGGTGAACCTGTTCATTGGCTCATTCTTCTTGTTCCAG ACCAACCTCTACCTTGGTGTGGCCCTCTTCTGTGGCTTCGTGCTCTACGACACCCAGCTAATCATTGAAAAGAGGAAGCGTGGTGAGCGTGACTACATCAG ACACTCTGTTGACCTGTTCCTGGACTTCATCAGCATCTTCAGACGCCTGCTCATCATTCTGACTCAGAAG AAATCTGAGAACGACTCAGATGATGAAGAGAAGAAACATTAG
- the LOC119379348 gene encoding probable Bax inhibitor 1 isoform X1 — MEASFNMNAFVNSFSNRLEKPVRDHLKNVYSCLAISTLAAAAGGYVHLFTEILQGNILTTLLSLGLLVALFAVPDNGKNQHVRLAILVGFAFTTGLGMGPLLDIVVSVDPSIISTAFLATCAVFTCFSLSALYTDHCRWIYIGGTLMSILSIMSLFSLVNLFIGSFFLFQTNLYLGVALFCGFVLYDTQLIIEKRKRGERDYIRHSVDLFLDFISIFRRLLIILTQKSQRNGTKVRQCSLLNKRLMCLAFCLSHAFPFHVHLVSCLICRTSMPFSALPFVGFGIGTCTASCTFPFP; from the exons GGAGAAGCCAGTACGTGACCACCTCAAGAACGTGTATAGCTGTCTGGCTATTTCTACCTTGGCAGCTGCTGCTGGTGGATATGTTCACCTGTTCACGGAAATCCTACAG GGCAACATTCTGACGACCTTGCTGTCTCTTGGCCTCCTGGTGGCTCTCTTTGCAGTACCAGACAATGGAAAGAACCAGCACGTCCGTTTGGCCATCCTTGTTGGCTTTGCCTTCACCACAG GTTTGGGCATGGGCCCCCTTCTGGATATTGTGGTCTCGGTTGACCCATCTATCATCTCTACTGCATTTCTGGCTACATGTGCAGTCTTCACTTGCTTCTCTCTCAGTGCTTTGTACACTGACCATTGCCGTTGGATCTACATTGGTG GAACACTGATGTCAATCCTGTCCATCATGTCACTGTTCTCCCTGGTGAACCTGTTCATTGGCTCATTCTTCTTGTTCCAG ACCAACCTCTACCTTGGTGTGGCCCTCTTCTGTGGCTTCGTGCTCTACGACACCCAGCTAATCATTGAAAAGAGGAAGCGTGGTGAGCGTGACTACATCAG ACACTCTGTTGACCTGTTCCTGGACTTCATCAGCATCTTCAGACGCCTGCTCATCATTCTGACTCAGAAG TCTCAAAGGAATGGAACTAAGGTGAGGCAGTGCAGCTTGCTAAACAAGAGACTTATGTGCTTAGCATTTTGCCTCAGCCATGCTTTTCCATTTCATGTGCACCTTGTTTCCTGCTTGATTTGCCGCACTTCCATGCCCTTCTCAGCCCTGCCCTTTGTTGGCTTTGGTATTGGCACTTGTACTGCTTCTTGCACGTTCCCATTTCCTTAA
- the LOC119379348 gene encoding probable Bax inhibitor 1 isoform X3 has product MEASFNMNAFVNSFSNRLEKPVRDHLKNVYSCLAISTLAAAAGGYVHLFTEILQGNILTTLLSLGLLVALFAVPDNGKNQHVRLAILVGFAFTTGLGMGPLLDIVVSVDPSIISTAFLATCAVFTCFSLSALYTDHCRWIYIGGTLMSILSIMSLFSLVNLFIGSFFLFQTNLYLGVALFCGFVLYDTQLIIEKRKRGERDYIRHSVDLFLDFISIFRRLLIILTQKESSRREKRN; this is encoded by the exons GGAGAAGCCAGTACGTGACCACCTCAAGAACGTGTATAGCTGTCTGGCTATTTCTACCTTGGCAGCTGCTGCTGGTGGATATGTTCACCTGTTCACGGAAATCCTACAG GGCAACATTCTGACGACCTTGCTGTCTCTTGGCCTCCTGGTGGCTCTCTTTGCAGTACCAGACAATGGAAAGAACCAGCACGTCCGTTTGGCCATCCTTGTTGGCTTTGCCTTCACCACAG GTTTGGGCATGGGCCCCCTTCTGGATATTGTGGTCTCGGTTGACCCATCTATCATCTCTACTGCATTTCTGGCTACATGTGCAGTCTTCACTTGCTTCTCTCTCAGTGCTTTGTACACTGACCATTGCCGTTGGATCTACATTGGTG GAACACTGATGTCAATCCTGTCCATCATGTCACTGTTCTCCCTGGTGAACCTGTTCATTGGCTCATTCTTCTTGTTCCAG ACCAACCTCTACCTTGGTGTGGCCCTCTTCTGTGGCTTCGTGCTCTACGACACCCAGCTAATCATTGAAAAGAGGAAGCGTGGTGAGCGTGACTACATCAG ACACTCTGTTGACCTGTTCCTGGACTTCATCAGCATCTTCAGACGCCTGCTCATCATTCTGACTCAGAAG GAGAGTAGCAGGCGTGAAAAGCGGAACTGA
- the LOC119379350 gene encoding uncharacterized protein LOC119379350, protein MSVLMRTPVNMQRSILRYLHTLFYTFHNEVLHCTFHAVLSPANPNSYTIGIAYNRLFCALLLVSLCAYAYPYWCISSYSEWDHKYTVGPVSEAAVLYKARVEILLTTCRELQEKNDKLQKENSHLAANLTELESRLHNEKLQRAQEKVSTTKGTTSFEEVFKDERWLQFYTGFTSLQRFEFFVQFIEAKHAVTKTSNTGRRTLLSVREQLLLILCRLRVGLLEEDLAYRFGVSSSTISNLFSYWVDFLHDILVQITIWPSRQTVSINMPESFKALYPSTRVILDCTELFIEAPSDYSVQGDTFSTYKSHNTAKGLIGIAPNGFISFVSDLSPGRISDREITRQSGLYNLLEPGDSVMADRGFLIRQDLEELGVSLNIPPMMNGRKQLSASDEKKTRSIANLRIHVERVIREVKKYRILHGVFPNAMACKLNKIWKICCYLNHFTHEPLLDRQCSVVRE, encoded by the coding sequence ATGTCAGTCTTGATGCGAACTCCAGTAAACATGCAACGCTCAATCTTGAGGTACCTGCATACACTGTTTTATACTTTCCATAATGAGGTGTTGCACTGTACATTCCATGCGGTACTTTCACCTGCCAACCCTAACAGTTACACTATTGGTATTGCATATAACCGGTTGTTTTGTGCATTGCTGCTCGTATCCCTGTGTGCATATGCTTACCCATATTGGTGCATTTCTTCATATTCAGAGTGGGACCACAAATACACCGTCGGGCCAGTATCTGAGGCTGCTGTTCTCTACAAGGCAAGAGTCGAAATACTGCTTACTACCTGCAGAGAGCTTCAGGAGAAAAATGACAAGCTTCAGAAGGAAAACAGCCACCTTGCAGCTAATTTAACAGAGTTGGAAAGCAGGCTTCACAATGAAAAGCTGCAGCGGGCACAAGAAAAAGTGAGCACTACCAAAGGAACCACAAGTTTTGAAGAAGTATTTAAGGATGAAAGATGGCTGCAGTTTTATACTGGTTTCACTTCACTGCAACGATTTGAGTTCTTTGTGCAGTTTATAGAAGCTAAGCATGCAGTAACAAAGACATCAAATACTGGTCGACGAACCCTCCTCAGTGTGAGAGAACAGCTTCTTCTCATTCTATGCAGACTTCGAGTAGGATTGCTAGAGGAAGATTTGGCATACCGCTTTGGTGTAAGCTCATCTACTATAAGTAATCTGTTTTCATATTGGGTAGATTTTCTGCATGACATTCTTGTTCAGATTACAATCTGGCCGTCACGTCAAACAGTGTCCATTAACATGCCAGAATCCTTCAAGGCACTGTACCCGTCAACGAGGGTGATACTTGATTGCACAGAACTGTTTATAGAAGCTCCTTCCGATTATAGTGTCCAAGGTGATACATTTAGCACCTACAAAAGCCACAACACTGCCAAGGGACTGATTGGAATTGCACCAAATGGTTTCATTTCATTTGTGTCCGACTTATCACCAGGTCGCATATCCGACAGAGAAATAACACGGCAAAGTGGATTGTATAACCTTCTGGAGCCCGGTGATAGCGTTATGGCAGACAGGGGATTTCTTATCAGACAAGATCTAGAAGAACTTGGAGTATCGTTGAACATACCACCCATGATGAATGGTAGGAAACAGTTGTCAGCTAGTGATGAGAAGAAAACAAGAAGCATTGCAAACCTCAGGATCCATGTGGAACGTGTAATCCGAGAGGTAAAGAAGTATAGGATACTTCACGGCGTTTTTCCTAATGCCATGGCATGCAAGCTTAACAAAATTTGGAAGATTTGCTGCTATCTAAACCATTTCACTCATGAGCCTTTGCTTGATCGTCAGTGCAGTGTGGTACGGGAATGA